In a single window of the Sediminicoccus sp. KRV36 genome:
- a CDS encoding 5-(carboxyamino)imidazole ribonucleotide synthase, whose protein sequence is MTPSEALPLGATIGILGGGQLGRMSAMAAARLGYRCHIYAPEADSPAMQVSAAATIAGYEDVAALQRFAAEVDVVTYEFENVPAATLAALAGRVPCRPGPRALAICQDRIAEKQFLAEAGVPVAPWRAVHSLAELTAALAEIGLPAVLKTTRLGYDGRGQAVLRTAGDAAEAFARLSPKPLILEAFVPFTAEISAIAARGLDGAVASYDAVENRHRHHILDLSFAPARLPAAAALAARENVARVAVALELVGIVALEMFLLGDGSLLGNEIAPRPHNSGHWTMDACACGQFEQHIRAVAGLPLGPVTRHADAVMRNLVGPEGLAAWPALVARTDVVAHWYGKGEAKPGRKLGHANRLLALGTLAALDDVSACDGL, encoded by the coding sequence ATGACCCCGTCTGAGGCGCTGCCGCTGGGGGCTACCATCGGCATCCTGGGCGGCGGGCAGTTGGGCCGGATGAGCGCCATGGCCGCGGCGCGCCTGGGCTACCGCTGCCATATCTACGCGCCGGAGGCCGATTCGCCGGCGATGCAGGTCTCGGCCGCGGCGACCATCGCCGGTTATGAGGATGTGGCTGCCCTGCAGCGTTTCGCGGCGGAGGTGGACGTCGTCACCTATGAATTCGAAAATGTTCCGGCGGCAACGCTGGCGGCGCTGGCGGGCCGGGTTCCTTGCCGGCCTGGCCCGCGCGCCCTGGCCATTTGCCAGGACCGGATCGCCGAGAAGCAGTTTCTGGCGGAGGCCGGCGTGCCCGTGGCCCCCTGGCGGGCCGTCCATAGCCTGGCCGAGCTGACCGCCGCGCTGGCCGAGATCGGCCTGCCCGCCGTGCTCAAGACCACGCGGCTGGGCTATGATGGCCGCGGCCAGGCTGTGCTGCGCACCGCGGGGGACGCCGCCGAGGCGTTCGCGCGGCTCTCGCCCAAGCCCCTGATCCTGGAAGCCTTCGTGCCCTTCACGGCGGAGATCTCGGCCATCGCCGCGCGGGGGCTGGATGGCGCCGTGGCGTCCTATGACGCGGTCGAGAATCGCCATCGGCACCACATCCTCGACCTGTCCTTCGCCCCAGCCCGGCTGCCGGCGGCGGCGGCCCTGGCCGCGCGCGAGAATGTGGCGCGGGTGGCGGTGGCCCTGGAGCTGGTGGGCATCGTGGCGCTGGAGATGTTCCTGCTGGGCGATGGCTCGCTGCTGGGCAATGAAATCGCGCCACGGCCGCACAACTCCGGGCACTGGACCATGGATGCCTGCGCCTGCGGTCAGTTCGAGCAGCATATCCGGGCGGTGGCGGGGCTGCCGCTCGGCCCCGTGACGCGGCATGCGGATGCGGTGATGCGTAATCTGGTTGGCCCGGAAGGTCTGGCGGCCTGGCCGGCGCTGGTGGCGCGTACGGATGTTGTCGCGCATTGGTATGGCAAGGGCGAGGCCAAGCCGGGCCGAAAACTCGGCCATGCCAATCGTTTGCTGGCTTTGGGGACGTTGGCGGCGCTGGACGATGTATCGGCCTGTGACGGATTATGA
- a CDS encoding sulfite exporter TauE/SafE family protein codes for MLEDILLFVIVGFVAQMVDGAIGMAYGLTATSVLLSMSVPPAMASASVHAAEMFTTGASGFAHWRAGNVIPRLVLRLAVPGVLGGVVGAYVLTDLPVAYMKPVVSTYLAVMGAIILGRALRPPPPPPDKPPRVTLLGFGGGFLDAIGGGGWGPLVTSTLIGRGNVPRTSIGSTNAAEFFVTTAITAVFVATIGLDLWPVILGLVLGGVLAAPLAALVTKKLPDRPLMIIVGVVIMLLSLRNLTIQLGLG; via the coding sequence TTGCTTGAGGATATCCTCCTCTTCGTCATCGTGGGCTTTGTCGCTCAGATGGTGGATGGCGCGATCGGCATGGCCTATGGCCTGACGGCGACTTCGGTTCTGCTCTCCATGTCGGTGCCGCCCGCCATGGCGTCGGCCAGCGTGCACGCGGCCGAGATGTTCACCACGGGCGCCTCGGGCTTCGCGCATTGGCGGGCGGGCAATGTGATCCCTCGCCTGGTCCTGCGGCTGGCGGTGCCTGGAGTGCTCGGCGGCGTGGTGGGCGCCTATGTGCTGACGGACCTGCCCGTGGCCTACATGAAGCCCGTGGTGAGCACCTATCTGGCGGTGATGGGCGCCATCATCCTGGGCCGCGCTCTGCGGCCGCCGCCACCCCCGCCGGACAAGCCGCCGCGCGTCACGCTGCTCGGCTTTGGCGGTGGCTTTCTGGATGCCATTGGTGGTGGCGGCTGGGGGCCGCTGGTCACCTCCACGCTGATCGGCCGCGGCAACGTGCCGCGCACCTCGATCGGCTCGACCAACGCGGCTGAATTCTTCGTGACCACCGCCATCACGGCGGTCTTCGTCGCCACGATCGGGCTGGATCTGTGGCCCGTGATCCTTGGACTCGTTCTGGGTGGAGTGCTGGCCGCACCGCTGGCCGCCCTGGTGACCAAGAAGCTGCCGGATCGGCCGCTGATGATCATTGTGGGGGTGGTGATCATGTTGCTGTCGTTGCGCAACCTGACCATCCAGCTTGGGCTTGGCTAA
- a CDS encoding COQ9 family protein, with product MSDAAWIHAAVRRAGKEGWSRQTLRHALEDCGDSPELISSAFPRGVTGAIDAWAALTDARMDAAAAAEDLASLRTPARIQRVIEIRLQLLEPDREALRAALGLLALPWNAPTALRLLARTVSAIWHAAGDNSADFSWYTRRATLAGVYSATLAYWMRPIRPEMDDVLSFLDRRLQDLPKPRRKAA from the coding sequence ATGAGCGACGCAGCTTGGATCCACGCGGCGGTGCGCCGTGCCGGAAAGGAAGGCTGGAGCCGGCAGACCCTCCGGCACGCCCTGGAGGATTGCGGCGATTCACCCGAATTGATCAGCAGTGCCTTCCCCCGCGGCGTGACGGGCGCGATCGACGCCTGGGCGGCGCTGACCGATGCGCGCATGGATGCCGCGGCCGCGGCCGAGGATCTTGCCAGCCTGCGCACACCAGCGCGGATTCAGCGCGTGATCGAGATCCGGCTCCAGTTGCTGGAGCCGGATCGGGAGGCATTGCGCGCCGCTCTCGGCCTGCTGGCCTTGCCGTGGAATGCGCCCACGGCGCTGCGGTTGCTGGCGCGCACCGTATCCGCGATCTGGCACGCGGCAGGCGATAACTCGGCCGATTTCTCCTGGTACACCCGCCGCGCGACGCTGGCAGGCGTGTATTCGGCCACCCTCGCCTATTGGATGCGTCCGATCAGGCCCGAGATGGACGATGTTTTGTCGTTCCTTGACAGGCGCTTGCAAGATTTACCTAAGCCGCGCCGGAAAGCTGCGTAA
- the rpsU gene encoding 30S ribosomal protein S21, with protein MQVVVRDNNVDQALKALKKKLQREGVFREMKLRRHYEKPSERRAREAAEAVRRARKVERKRIEREGF; from the coding sequence GTGCAAGTCGTCGTTCGGGATAACAATGTTGACCAGGCGCTCAAGGCGCTCAAGAAGAAGCTGCAGCGCGAGGGCGTGTTCCGCGAGATGAAGCTTCGTCGGCACTACGAGAAGCCCTCCGAGCGCCGTGCGCGTGAGGCCGCTGAAGCGGTCCGCCGCGCCCGCAAGGTGGAGCGCAAGCGCATCGAGCGCGAGGGCTTCTGA
- a CDS encoding tripartite tricarboxylate transporter substrate binding protein: MKRRALLTLPLATPLLANPFLAAPGLAQSWAPTRPVRVIAGWPAGGSADASLRLVAPHMQTVLGQNVVIENRGGASGSIGAGVVAQAAPDGQTLLFDAAGQVSNPLLMRGLSFDYLTAFAPVCLFALLPNVLCVRAETPVRSVPELVAYLRANPGQPYASTGIGLASHLAAVMFTQRERLEVTHVPYRASQQSIPGLLGGETLFTFNTTPLVVPLIRDGRLRALAVATPRRIPTLPETPTMLELGYDGFSLNEWIALFAPAGTPAPAIARHAEAAQAGLADPVVRERHANLGMDIQALGPADFAQFLTEQRARIGALIRDNNIRLES, encoded by the coding sequence ATGAAACGTCGCGCTCTTCTGACCCTTCCCTTGGCCACTCCCCTTCTGGCCAACCCCTTTTTGGCCGCACCTGGCCTCGCGCAGTCCTGGGCGCCGACGCGGCCGGTGCGCGTCATCGCCGGCTGGCCCGCGGGCGGTTCGGCCGATGCGTCGCTGCGGCTGGTCGCACCGCACATGCAAACCGTGCTCGGCCAGAATGTCGTGATCGAGAATCGCGGCGGCGCCTCGGGCTCCATCGGTGCCGGGGTGGTGGCGCAGGCGGCGCCCGATGGCCAGACGCTGCTCTTCGACGCCGCCGGGCAGGTGAGCAATCCTTTGCTGATGCGCGGACTGTCCTTTGACTATCTCACGGCCTTCGCGCCGGTCTGCCTCTTTGCGCTGCTGCCGAATGTGCTGTGCGTGCGGGCCGAGACGCCGGTGCGCAGCGTGCCCGAGCTGGTCGCCTATCTGCGCGCCAATCCGGGCCAGCCCTATGCCAGCACGGGCATCGGCCTTGCCTCCCACCTGGCCGCCGTGATGTTCACGCAGCGCGAGCGGCTCGAGGTGACGCACGTGCCCTATCGCGCCTCGCAGCAATCCATCCCCGGCCTGCTGGGCGGTGAGACGCTGTTCACCTTCAACACCACGCCGCTGGTGGTGCCGCTGATCCGCGATGGCCGGCTGCGCGCGCTGGCCGTCGCCACGCCACGCCGCATTCCCACCCTGCCCGAGACGCCGACCATGCTGGAGCTCGGCTATGACGGGTTCTCCCTGAATGAGTGGATCGCCCTGTTTGCCCCGGCCGGCACGCCGGCCCCGGCCATTGCGCGGCATGCGGAGGCCGCGCAAGCGGGGCTGGCCGATCCCGTGGTGCGGGAGCGCCATGCCAATCTGGGCATGGATATCCAGGCGCTCGGGCCGGCCGATTTCGCGCAGTTCCTGACGGAGCAGCGCGCGCGGATCGGCGCGCTGATCCGGGACAATAATATCCGGCTGGAGAGCTGA
- a CDS encoding NAD(P)(+) transhydrogenase (Re/Si-specific) subunit beta, with translation MATISTLAYLAASVLFILALRGLSHPGTSRQGNQYGMIGMGVAIIATILNSGMDFGGFVLIISGLAIGGSIGTILANRIQMTSLPQLVAAFHSLVGLAAVFVAGAAFYSPESFGIGIPGDIKGASLLEMSLGLAIGAITFSGSVIAFLKLDGRMSGAPITFANQHKLNAVLGGVLVFLIFLFVLTGSPFLFWVIALLSFALGFLLIVPIGGADMPVVVSMLNSYSGWAAAGIGFTIGNLLLIVTGALVGASGAILSYIMCKGMNRSIINVLLGGFGTESGAAAAGGGGADRAPVKAGSPEDAAFIMKNAQKIIIVPGYGMAVAQAQQVVREMADLLKKEGVQISYAIHPVAGRMPGHMNVLLAEANVPYEEVHELEEINPEFAEADVAYVIGANDVTNPAAKTDKSSAIYGMPILDVEKAKTVFFIKRGMASGYAGVDNELFFRPNTMMLFGDAKKVTQEIVQALQR, from the coding sequence ATGGCGACGATCTCGACCCTCGCCTATCTGGCGGCTTCCGTCCTTTTCATCCTCGCACTTCGCGGGCTGTCCCATCCCGGCACGTCCCGCCAGGGCAACCAATACGGCATGATCGGCATGGGGGTGGCGATTATCGCCACCATCCTGAATTCCGGCATGGATTTCGGCGGCTTCGTGCTGATCATCTCGGGCCTGGCCATTGGTGGCTCGATCGGCACCATCCTGGCCAACCGCATCCAGATGACGTCGCTGCCGCAGCTGGTCGCGGCCTTCCACAGCCTGGTGGGCCTGGCCGCGGTGTTCGTGGCGGGTGCGGCCTTCTACAGCCCCGAGAGCTTCGGCATCGGCATTCCGGGCGATATCAAGGGCGCCTCGCTGCTGGAAATGTCGCTGGGTCTCGCGATCGGCGCCATCACCTTCTCGGGCTCGGTCATCGCCTTCCTGAAGCTGGACGGCCGCATGTCCGGCGCGCCGATCACCTTCGCCAACCAGCACAAGCTGAATGCGGTGCTGGGTGGGGTGCTGGTGTTCCTGATCTTCCTGTTCGTGCTGACGGGCTCGCCCTTCCTGTTCTGGGTGATTGCGCTGCTCTCCTTCGCGCTGGGCTTCCTGCTGATCGTGCCGATCGGCGGGGCCGACATGCCGGTCGTGGTGTCCATGCTGAACAGCTATTCCGGCTGGGCGGCGGCGGGCATCGGTTTCACCATCGGCAACCTGCTGCTGATCGTGACGGGCGCCCTGGTCGGCGCCTCGGGCGCCATCCTGTCCTACATCATGTGCAAGGGGATGAACCGCTCGATCATCAACGTGCTGCTGGGCGGCTTCGGCACCGAGAGCGGTGCGGCGGCGGCGGGCGGCGGCGGTGCGGATCGCGCGCCGGTCAAGGCCGGCTCGCCCGAGGATGCGGCCTTCATCATGAAGAACGCGCAGAAGATCATCATCGTGCCGGGCTACGGCATGGCGGTGGCGCAGGCCCAGCAGGTGGTGCGTGAAATGGCGGATCTGCTGAAGAAGGAAGGCGTGCAGATTTCCTACGCCATCCATCCCGTGGCAGGCCGCATGCCCGGCCACATGAACGTGCTGCTCGCCGAAGCGAATGTCCCCTATGAGGAGGTGCATGAGCTGGAGGAGATCAACCCGGAATTCGCCGAGGCTGATGTGGCGTATGTGATCGGCGCGAATGACGTGACGAACCCGGCCGCCAAGACCGACAAGTCCAGCGCCATCTACGGCATGCCCATCCTGGATGTGGAGAAGGCCAAGACGGTGTTCTTCATCAAGCGCGGCATGGCCAGCGGCTATGCCGGCGTGGACAATGAGCTGTTCTTCCGGCCCAACACGATGATGCTCTTCGGCGATGCCAAGAAGGTGACGCAGGAAATCGTGCAGGCGTTGCAGCGCTAA
- a CDS encoding OmpA family protein, whose protein sequence is MSLKKALLAATVLSLPVAAQAQPVSGLYLGAGVGANYRDNNSENPVLSPSGVLVGNTSIKSDWGYAAVASVGWGFGNGIRAELEFNYRNNAIQSGNVAGRPATSTGGTIHQYGVMGNALYDFNLGLSAGGIGITPYLGAGMGYVVNDWRNVRGSGAGGSIRIDDSAGTFAYQAIAGVAFGLGSMVPGLSLTAEYRFLGTLEPELGISGTATNGRTVVGNYTGSNYNHSILAGVRYAFNAPRPAPVAAPAPAPAPARTFLVFFDWDRADLTDRARQIIAEAATNARTVRSTRIEVSGHADRTGSAAYNQRLSVRRAEAVAAELVRRGIARNEITVQGFGFDRPLVPTAMGVREPQNRRVEIVLR, encoded by the coding sequence ATGAGCCTCAAGAAGGCCCTTTTGGCCGCGACTGTTCTGTCGCTGCCCGTGGCCGCCCAGGCGCAACCTGTTTCGGGCCTCTATTTGGGCGCGGGCGTGGGTGCGAATTATCGCGACAACAACAGCGAAAACCCGGTCCTCTCGCCGTCGGGCGTGCTGGTCGGCAATACCTCCATCAAGTCCGACTGGGGCTACGCGGCTGTTGCCAGCGTTGGCTGGGGCTTCGGCAACGGGATCCGTGCCGAGCTCGAGTTCAACTACCGCAACAACGCGATCCAGTCCGGCAACGTGGCTGGCCGTCCCGCGACGTCCACCGGTGGCACGATCCACCAGTATGGCGTCATGGGCAACGCGCTCTATGACTTCAACCTGGGCCTGAGCGCGGGCGGGATCGGCATCACGCCGTACCTCGGCGCTGGTATGGGTTATGTGGTCAATGATTGGCGCAATGTCCGTGGCAGCGGCGCCGGTGGCTCCATCCGCATCGATGACTCGGCAGGCACCTTCGCCTACCAGGCCATCGCCGGCGTGGCCTTCGGCCTGGGCTCCATGGTGCCCGGCCTCTCGCTGACCGCCGAGTATCGCTTCCTTGGTACGCTTGAGCCCGAGCTGGGCATCAGCGGCACCGCCACGAATGGTCGTACGGTTGTCGGTAACTACACCGGCTCCAACTACAACCACTCGATCCTGGCTGGTGTTCGCTACGCCTTCAACGCGCCGCGCCCCGCGCCCGTCGCTGCTCCGGCCCCGGCCCCGGCCCCGGCCCGCACCTTCCTGGTCTTCTTCGACTGGGATCGCGCTGACCTGACCGACCGCGCCCGCCAGATCATCGCCGAAGCGGCGACGAATGCACGCACCGTGCGCTCGACCCGCATCGAGGTGTCCGGCCACGCTGACCGCACCGGCAGCGCCGCCTACAACCAGCGCCTCTCCGTCCGCCGCGCCGAAGCGGTGGCCGCCGAGCTGGTTCGCCGTGGCATTGCCCGCAACGAAATCACCGTCCAGGGCTTCGGTTTCGACCGTCCGCTCGTCCCGACGGCGATGGGTGTGCGCGAGCCGCAGAACCGCCGCGTCGAGATCGTCCTGCGCTAA
- a CDS encoding proton-translocating transhydrogenase family protein gives MSTQTELAEKAAELAARAAELADFARRAAEAAAPVAQAVEPFMLMLTIFLMACFVGYYVVWNVTPALHSPLMGVTNAISSVIVVGAILAAAAAESDAARLFGFLAVTLASVNIFGGFMVTRRMLAMFQKKKG, from the coding sequence ATGAGCACCCAGACCGAACTGGCCGAAAAGGCCGCCGAACTCGCTGCCCGCGCGGCGGAGCTGGCTGATTTCGCCCGCCGCGCGGCCGAAGCCGCCGCCCCCGTGGCGCAGGCGGTCGAGCCCTTCATGCTGATGCTGACCATTTTCCTGATGGCCTGCTTTGTCGGCTATTACGTCGTGTGGAACGTCACACCCGCGCTGCATTCGCCGCTGATGGGCGTGACCAACGCCATCTCCTCGGTGATCGTGGTGGGTGCCATCCTGGCCGCCGCGGCGGCCGAGAGCGATGCGGCGCGGCTCTTTGGCTTCCTCGCCGTCACCCTTGCCTCCGTGAACATCTTCGGCGGCTTCATGGTGACGCGCCGGATGCTGGCCATGTTCCAGAAGAAGAAGGGCTGA
- a CDS encoding Re/Si-specific NAD(P)(+) transhydrogenase subunit alpha has protein sequence MRLAVLKERRAGESRVAATPETVKKLIALGLSVAVEAGAGLASGFPDAEYEAAGAELANTAAAALKGAGIVFAVRAPEAKLPKGTLLIGTLGADAEAVAAYAAAGIEACSMELLPRITRAQSMDVLSSQANLAGYRAVIEAAESFDRGFPMLMTAAGTIPAANAFVMGAGVAGLQAIATARRLGGRVSATDVRPAAKEEIKSLGASFVGYEDEESKAAQTSGGYAKQLSAEFYAKQAEVVAAHIAKQDIVICTALVQGRKAPILVTAEMVASMKPGSVIVDLASDAGGNCAATVPGEVVVTANGVKVLGFNNWPGRIPAAASALYARNLLTFLTTFWDKEAKTPKLPPEDDIVIGVTLTRGGAVVHKNFAA, from the coding sequence ATGCGCCTCGCGGTTCTCAAGGAAAGGCGGGCCGGCGAAAGCCGCGTCGCCGCCACGCCGGAAACGGTCAAGAAGCTGATCGCCCTCGGGCTCAGCGTTGCGGTAGAGGCGGGCGCTGGCCTGGCCTCGGGCTTCCCCGATGCGGAATATGAGGCCGCCGGGGCGGAACTCGCCAATACCGCCGCGGCTGCCCTGAAGGGCGCTGGCATCGTCTTCGCGGTGCGCGCACCGGAAGCGAAGCTGCCCAAGGGCACGCTGTTGATCGGCACGCTGGGGGCTGACGCCGAAGCGGTGGCCGCCTACGCGGCGGCCGGGATCGAGGCATGCTCGATGGAGCTGCTGCCCCGCATCACCCGGGCACAGAGCATGGATGTGCTCTCCTCCCAGGCCAATCTCGCCGGGTATCGCGCGGTGATCGAGGCGGCGGAGAGCTTTGACCGTGGCTTCCCCATGCTGATGACGGCGGCGGGCACCATTCCGGCCGCCAATGCCTTCGTCATGGGCGCTGGCGTCGCCGGCCTGCAGGCCATCGCGACCGCGCGCCGCCTGGGCGGCCGTGTCTCGGCCACCGATGTGCGCCCGGCCGCCAAGGAGGAGATCAAGTCCCTCGGCGCCAGCTTCGTGGGTTACGAGGATGAGGAGAGCAAGGCGGCCCAGACTTCCGGCGGCTATGCCAAGCAGCTCTCGGCCGAGTTCTACGCCAAGCAGGCCGAAGTGGTGGCTGCCCATATCGCCAAGCAGGATATCGTGATCTGCACGGCGCTGGTGCAGGGCCGCAAGGCGCCGATCCTCGTCACGGCCGAGATGGTGGCCAGCATGAAGCCGGGCTCCGTCATCGTGGATCTCGCTTCCGATGCCGGCGGCAATTGCGCGGCGACGGTGCCGGGCGAGGTGGTCGTGACGGCGAATGGCGTGAAGGTTCTGGGCTTCAACAACTGGCCCGGCCGCATTCCCGCCGCCGCCAGCGCGCTCTATGCCCGCAACCTGCTGACCTTCCTGACCACCTTCTGGGACAAGGAAGCCAAGACCCCCAAGCTGCCGCCCGAGGATGACATCGTGATCGGTGTGACCCTGACGCGGGGCGGCGCCGTGGTTCACAAGAATTTTGCGGCCTGA
- a CDS encoding OmpA family protein produces the protein MLRPSHLAFGLAATIASLPTLAAAQPSSGFYIGVGAGANFIPEQTGLTNRALAGQLRALNIPTTATVGSDPGFVGVVSVGYAFMERFRVELEGSYRQNEAGSTGSSTSTASGTGRAYGIMANALYDIRIPGVSWVVPYIGGGIGYAWRESDAGTLVDRSSGGTFITTGTQGSFAWQAIGGAAFPIPSVRGLSFTTEYRYFATQPEYFQTRGFNTRTGALVVSGATKSYGEAHSVLVGLRYALNTPAPAPVAAPAPAPAPARTFLVFFDWDRADLTDRARQIIAEAATNAATVRSTRIEVSGHADRTGTAAYNQRLSVRRAEAVAAELVRRGIARNEITIQGFGFDRPLVPTAMGVREPQNRRVEIVLR, from the coding sequence ATGCTTCGCCCATCGCATCTTGCCTTCGGCCTCGCGGCTACCATCGCCAGCCTGCCGACCCTCGCTGCAGCGCAGCCCTCCTCCGGTTTCTACATCGGTGTGGGTGCCGGCGCGAACTTCATCCCTGAGCAAACCGGGCTGACGAACCGTGCGCTGGCCGGCCAGCTTCGCGCGCTGAACATCCCGACGACCGCCACTGTCGGCTCTGATCCCGGCTTCGTGGGCGTGGTCTCGGTCGGCTACGCCTTCATGGAGCGCTTCCGCGTCGAGCTGGAAGGCAGCTATCGCCAGAATGAGGCCGGTTCCACCGGGTCGTCCACCTCCACGGCTTCGGGCACCGGCCGCGCCTACGGCATCATGGCGAATGCCCTGTATGACATCCGCATCCCCGGCGTGTCGTGGGTCGTGCCCTATATCGGCGGTGGTATTGGCTATGCATGGCGCGAATCGGACGCCGGCACGCTGGTGGATCGCAGCTCCGGCGGCACCTTCATCACCACCGGCACGCAGGGCAGTTTCGCCTGGCAGGCCATCGGTGGTGCCGCCTTCCCGATCCCTTCGGTCCGTGGCCTGTCTTTCACCACCGAATATCGCTACTTCGCGACGCAGCCTGAGTATTTCCAGACGCGCGGCTTCAACACGCGGACCGGCGCCCTGGTGGTTTCCGGCGCGACCAAGTCCTATGGCGAGGCCCACTCGGTCCTGGTCGGCCTGCGCTATGCGCTGAACACCCCGGCCCCGGCGCCCGTCGCTGCTCCGGCCCCGGCTCCGGCCCCGGCCCGCACCTTCCTGGTCTTCTTCGACTGGGATCGCGCTGACCTGACCGACCGCGCCCGCCAGATCATCGCCGAGGCCGCCACCAACGCCGCCACGGTGCGCTCCACGCGGATCGAGGTCTCTGGCCATGCTGACCGGACCGGAACCGCCGCCTACAACCAGCGCCTCTCGGTTCGCCGTGCCGAAGCGGTTGCCGCCGAGCTGGTTCGCCGTGGCATCGCCCGCAACGAAATCACCATCCAGGGCTTCGGCTTCGACCGTCCGCTGGTGCCGACGGCGATGGGTGTGCGCGAGCCGCAGAACCGCCGCGTCGAGATCGTCCTGCGCTAA
- a CDS encoding tripartite tricarboxylate transporter substrate-binding protein, which produces MIHRRALAALPLATPALAQERPLRLIIAFPPGGSTDLLGRLIAPRMSELLATAITPENRSGASGAVAAGLVAQAAPDGSTLLLDSGGQAVNPHLMRGLGFDYATAFAPVTLLATLPLVLVVRAELGVTTLAGLLARLRADPRPAPYGSVGIGARTHLAMAALLRRAGLAGEHIPYRGGADQMAGLLRGDVAMGFTSIALAAPLLREGRLLALGYSLPGHAPSIAGQGFPGFAIGDWLALLAPAGTPPAIIARLAAAAADAVNQPGLRQRLHDLGLEPAAEGPEALGHFLATERAAMGALIAAEGIRLDG; this is translated from the coding sequence ATGATCCATCGCCGCGCCCTGGCTGCCCTGCCCCTTGCCACCCCCGCCCTGGCGCAGGAGCGCCCGCTGCGCCTCATCATCGCCTTCCCGCCCGGCGGCAGCACCGACCTTCTGGGCCGCCTGATCGCACCCCGCATGAGCGAGCTTCTGGCCACCGCCATCACCCCCGAGAATCGCAGTGGCGCCTCGGGCGCGGTGGCGGCGGGCCTGGTGGCCCAGGCGGCACCCGATGGCAGCACGCTGCTGCTGGATTCGGGCGGCCAGGCGGTGAACCCGCACCTCATGCGCGGCCTTGGTTTCGACTACGCGACCGCCTTCGCCCCGGTGACGCTGCTGGCCACCCTGCCGCTGGTGCTGGTGGTGCGGGCCGAGCTGGGGGTCACCACCCTGGCCGGGCTGCTGGCCCGCCTGCGGGCCGACCCGCGCCCCGCCCCCTATGGCAGCGTCGGCATCGGGGCGCGCACGCATCTGGCCATGGCAGCCCTGCTGCGCCGCGCCGGCCTCGCGGGGGAACACATCCCCTATCGCGGCGGGGCCGACCAGATGGCCGGGCTGCTGCGCGGCGATGTGGCCATGGGGTTCACCTCCATCGCGCTGGCCGCGCCCCTGCTGCGGGAGGGGCGCCTGCTGGCATTGGGCTATTCCTTGCCTGGTCATGCACCCAGCATTGCGGGACAAGGCTTTCCGGGCTTTGCCATCGGCGATTGGCTGGCCCTGCTGGCGCCCGCCGGCACGCCGCCCGCGATCATCGCGCGCCTCGCCGCCGCCGCCGCCGATGCGGTGAACCAGCCGGGCCTGCGCCAGCGCCTCCATGACCTCGGCCTGGAGCCTGCCGCCGAGGGGCCGGAGGCGCTCGGCCATTTCCTCGCCACCGAGCGCGCCGCCATGGGGGCCCTGATTGCCGCCGAGGGGATACGCCTCGACGGATAG
- the def gene encoding peptide deformylase, which produces MAILKIARMGHPVLLGRAQEVTDPTSPDIRKLILDMADTLVDSGGIGLAAPQVHQPLRLFLFRDGEEMRVLINPHITPLGEERATAWEGCLSIPGLRGQVERPARVAWRGLDHDAAPVEGEASGITARVLQHENDHLDGIFYLMRMADLSRLGFIEELARLPEDAE; this is translated from the coding sequence ATGGCCATCCTGAAAATCGCCCGCATGGGCCACCCTGTCCTGCTCGGCCGTGCCCAGGAGGTGACCGACCCGACGAGCCCCGACATCCGCAAGCTCATCCTGGACATGGCGGATACACTGGTGGATTCCGGCGGGATTGGCCTCGCGGCGCCGCAAGTGCATCAGCCGCTTCGCCTGTTTCTCTTTCGCGACGGGGAGGAGATGCGCGTGCTGATCAACCCGCACATCACACCGCTGGGCGAGGAGCGAGCGACGGCCTGGGAGGGCTGCCTGTCCATCCCGGGCCTGCGCGGCCAGGTGGAGCGCCCGGCCCGGGTGGCGTGGCGTGGCCTCGACCATGACGCGGCACCGGTGGAGGGCGAGGCCTCCGGCATCACGGCCCGCGTCCTGCAGCATGAAAACGACCATCTGGACGGCATTTTTTATCTGATGCGCATGGCTGATCTCAGCCGGCTCGGCTTCATAGAGGAACTGGCCCGCCTCCCGGAGGACGCAGAATGA